From Microcystis aeruginosa NIES-2549, a single genomic window includes:
- the dapF gene encoding diaminopimelate epimerase, producing MKIPFTKYQGLGNDFILIDNRHSPEPLITAEMAVAMCDRHFGIGADGVIFALPGQAATDYTMRIFNSDGSEPEMCGNGIRCLAQFIARLEANNTIGRTYRIHTLAGTIIPRLEANEQVTVDMGPPQLLGGEIPTTLVKGSEKVLAVPLEVEGKDWLVTCVSMGNPHCVTFVDDLASIPLETIGPKFEHHRVFPQRTNVEFVEVVAPDYMKMLVWERGAGITLACGTGACAVVVAAVLTGKCDRRCTVELPGGCLQIHWSQTDNRVYMTGPAKAVFEGIYAI from the coding sequence ATGAAAATCCCCTTCACCAAATATCAAGGCCTGGGCAATGATTTTATTTTGATAGATAACCGTCACAGTCCCGAACCCCTGATCACAGCGGAAATGGCCGTGGCTATGTGCGATCGACATTTTGGCATCGGCGCCGATGGCGTGATTTTTGCGCTTCCCGGCCAAGCAGCAACCGACTACACCATGAGAATTTTCAACTCCGATGGTTCGGAACCGGAAATGTGTGGTAACGGTATTCGCTGTCTAGCCCAATTTATTGCCCGTTTAGAGGCTAACAACACCATTGGCCGCACCTATCGCATTCATACTCTAGCAGGAACGATTATTCCCCGTTTAGAAGCCAATGAACAGGTAACGGTCGATATGGGACCACCGCAACTCCTAGGCGGTGAAATCCCCACCACTTTGGTCAAGGGGTCAGAAAAAGTCCTCGCTGTTCCCCTGGAGGTGGAGGGCAAAGATTGGTTAGTTACTTGCGTTAGTATGGGTAATCCCCACTGTGTCACTTTTGTGGATGATCTGGCCTCTATTCCCCTGGAAACTATCGGGCCAAAATTTGAACATCATCGGGTTTTTCCCCAACGGACTAATGTGGAGTTTGTGGAAGTAGTCGCGCCGGATTATATGAAGATGCTTGTCTGGGAAAGAGGAGCGGGAATTACCCTCGCTTGTGGTACCGGTGCTTGTGCTGTGGTGGTGGCGGCCGTGTTGACGGGCAAATGCGATCGCCGTTGTACCGTGGAACTCCCCGGTGGTTGTCTTCAGATTCACTGGTCCCAAACCGATAACCGGGTTTACATGACAGGTCCTGCTAAAGCTGTTTTTGAGGGCATTTATGCTATCTGA
- a CDS encoding Hfq-related RNA-binding protein, whose translation MSQFDPGLPSIKQVQSYIQEKREVEIKLSTDDLLVGRILWQDANCLYLVDHYDKPTLIWQQSLVYLKPKA comes from the coding sequence ATGTCTCAATTCGATCCTGGTCTGCCGAGTATTAAACAAGTACAGAGCTATATTCAAGAGAAACGGGAAGTAGAAATTAAGTTAAGCACCGATGATCTCCTCGTTGGTCGCATCCTTTGGCAAGATGCTAACTGTCTATACCTAGTCGATCACTACGATAAACCCACTTTAATTTGGCAACAGTCTCTAGTTTATTTAAAACCTAAAGCCTAG
- a CDS encoding chlorophyll a/b-binding protein: protein MTARGYTTEEQGRLNNFAVEPKMYVDSSSSLGFTKKAEKLNGRLAMIGFVSLLAIELLTGKGIIAWITSL from the coding sequence ATGACTGCCCGCGGCTACACCACCGAAGAACAAGGAAGACTGAATAATTTTGCTGTCGAACCGAAAATGTACGTTGATAGTTCTAGCAGTCTCGGTTTTACCAAAAAAGCTGAAAAATTGAATGGCAGACTAGCTATGATTGGCTTTGTCTCTCTTTTAGCCATTGAATTGTTAACCGGTAAAGGAATTATTGCTTGGATTACCAGTCTCTAA